From one Lycium barbarum isolate Lr01 chromosome 6, ASM1917538v2, whole genome shotgun sequence genomic stretch:
- the LOC132598515 gene encoding uncharacterized protein LOC132598515, with protein MAGKRVIAICQSGGEFETDKDGFLSYKGGDAHAMEMDEKLNYNDFKMEVAEMFNCSLATMSVKYFLPGNRKTLITISNDKDLKRMIKFHGNSDTTEIYVMTEEAVDADLSNMPGSRSSRTTLSEMAVPVEAPLSVVEDIVDDPNEPGLLLDANFDVVGDTNNVDDTIEIEAEMPAPVSFAAANYDEKNVKAAQQWQNDITGVGQRFNSVHEFRETLRKYAIANQFAFKYKKNDSHRVTVKCKAEGCPWRIHASRLSTTQLICIKKMNPTHTCEGAVVTNGYQATRSWVASIIKEKLKVSPNYKPKDIVNDIQKEYGIQLNYFQAWRGKEIAKEQLQGSYKEAYSQLPIFCEKVMETNPGSLATFTTKDDSSFHRLFVSFHASLYGFEQGCRPLLFLDSIFLKSKYQGTLLAATAADGNDGVFPVAFAIVDSESDDNWRWFLLQLRTALSMCRGITVVADREKGLRESIAEIFQGEDVFHGYCLRYLSEQLIRDVRGQFSHEVKRLLVEDFYGAAYAPKPEGFQRCVESIKSISLDAYNWVMQSEPINWANAFFRGMRYNHMTSNFGELFYGWVSDAHDLPITQMVDAIRGKIMELIYTRRTESNQWVTRLTPSMEEKLEKESQKFNTLQVLMPNGTKFEVRGDTIEVVDIDHCECSCRDWGLTGLPCCHAIAVIGCLGRDPYDYCARYFTADSYRSTYSESIHPIPSLERPKKKDASQAAVTVTPPPTRRPPGRPTSKKVGSHEVARRQLQCSRCKGTGHNKSTCKEVLLES; from the exons ATGGCTGGGAAGCGAGTTATAGCCATATGTCAGTCAGGTGGTGAATTTGAGACTGATAAAGATGGTTTCCTTTCATATAAAGGCGGAGATGCTCATGCCatggaaatggatgaaaaactGAACTACAATGATTTCAAGATGGAGGTAGCTGAGATGTTTAACTGCAGCCTTGCTACTATGTCAGTCAAATATTTTCTTCCTGGAAACAGGAAGACACTTATAACAATCTCCAATGACAAAGACCTTAAGCGCATGATCAAATTCCATGGGAACTCTGATACTACAGAGATCTACGTGATGACTGAAGAAGCTGTTGACGCTGATCTTTCAAACATGCCTGGCAGTAG GTCAAGCCGGACGACTTTATCAGAAATGGCGGTCCCAGTTGAAGCTCCTCTGAGTGTTGTGGAGGATATCGTGGATGACCCCAATGAGCCTGGCCTCTTGCTTGATGCCAATTTTGATGTCGTAGGTGATACGAACAATGTTGATGACACAATTGAGATAGAAGCTGAAATGCCTGCTCCTGTTTCGTTTGCTGCTGCTAATTATGATGAAAAGAATGTTAAAGCTGCTCAGCAGTGGCAGAATGATATAACTGGCGTAGGTCAAAGGTTTAATAGTGTGCATGAATTTCGTGAGACATTGCGGAAATATGCTATTGCAAATCAATTTGCTTTCAAGTACAAGAAGAATGATAGTCATCGAGTGACTGTAAAATGCAAAGCAGAGGGCTGTCCATGGAGAATTCATGCATCAAGATTGTCAACCACTCAATTAATCTGCATTAAAAAAATGAATCCTACCCACACATGTGAAGGGGCCGTTGTTACTAATGGCTATCAGGCAACAAGGAGTTGGGTGGCTAGTATTATAAAGGAGAAGTTGAAAGTTTCCCCGAATTACAAGCCAAAGGACATTGTCAATGACATACAAAAGGAATATGGAATCCAGTTAAATTATTTCCAGGCATGGCGTGGAAAAGAGATTGCTAAGGAGCAGCTTCAAGGTTCTTATAAGGAGGCATATAGTCAGCTGCCAATTTTTTGTGAAAAAGTGATGGAGACAAATCCTGGAAGTCTTGCAACTTTCACTACAAAGGATGACTCAAGCTTTCACAGGCTCTTTGTATCATTTCATGCTTCACTCTATGGCTTTGAACAAGGCTGCAGGCCCCTGCTTTTCCTTGATAGTATATTCTTAAAGTCTAAATACCAAGGCACTCTGTTAGCAGCAACAGCTGCTGATGGGAATGATGGTGTTTTTCCTGTTGCTTTTGCCATAGTTGACTCAGAATCTGATGATAATTGGCGTTGGTTCCTATTACAGCTTAGAACTGCATTGTCAATGTGTCGTGGTATTACTGTCGTGGCTGATAGAGAGAAGGGGCTTAGAGAATCGATTGCTGAAATATTTCAGGGTGAGGATGTCTTTCATGGCTACTGTCTGCGCTATCTTTCTGAACAACTTATCAGAGATGTGAGAGGGCAATTTTCTCATGAAGTCAAGCGCCTTTTGGTTGAGGATTTTTACGGTGCAGCTTATGCACCAAAGCCTGAAGGCTTCCAGAGGTGTGTTGAAAGCATAAAAAGTATTTCACTAGATGCTTACAACTGGGTAATGCAGAGTGAGCCTATTAACTGGGCAAATGCTTTCTTCCGTGGGATGCGATATAACCACATGACATCAAACTTTGGAGAGCTTTTCTATGGTTGGGTATCAGATGCTCATGACCTGCCAATCACCCAGATGGTTGATGCAATAAGAGGTAAGATAATGGAGCTAATTTATACCCGGCGGACTGAGTCCAATCAGTGGGTGACAAGGCTAACTCCATCTATGGAGGAAAAGCTGGAGAAAGAAAGCCAAAAATTTAATACTCTTCAAGTGTTGATGCCTAATGGTACCAAATTTGAGGTACGGGGGGATACCATAGAAGTAGTTGACATTGACCATTGCGAGTGTAGTTGCAGAGATTGGGGGCTAACTGGGTTACCTTGTTGCCATGCCATAGCTGTCATTGGTTGCCTTGGCCGTGATCCATACGACTATTGTGCCAGGTACTTTACTGCTGATAGTTACAGATCAACATATTCAGAGTCAATACATCCAATTCCAAGCTTAGAACGACCCAAGAAAAAGGACGCTTCTCAAGCTGCTGTAACAGTAACCCCTCCTCCTACCCGTCGTCCACCAGGGAGGCCAACTTCTAAGAAGGTGGGTTCCCATGAAGTAGCTAGGCGTCAACTCCAATGTAGTAGATGCAAGGGTACAGGCCACAATAAGTCAACTTGCAAAGAGGTGTTACTGGAAAGCTAA